The following is a genomic window from Burkholderia cepacia ATCC 25416.
GCCGGCTATCTGGATACGAACGTCGACCTGAGCCCGACCGATTTCGCGGCGATCGCGAAGGGTGCGGGCATCTTCAGCGTGCGGGTCGAGCACTCGGAGAACGTCGAGGAAGCGCTGCGCACGGCGTTCGCGCATGACGGGCCGGCCGTCGTCGACGTCGTCACGTCGAAGTACGAGCTCGCGATGCCGCCGAAGATCGAACTCGCGCATGCGAAGGGCTTCAGCCTGTTCATGCTGCGCGCGATCCTCAGCGGGCGCGGCGACGAGATCGTCGAGCTGGCGAGAACCAACCTGCGGTGAGACGCGCCGCGCACGGGGCGGGCGTCGGCGGTTGATCCGGTACGAATTGATCAGGGGAATCAGGGTCAATCTTCACGTCGCCTTAAGTTTGCGTTTCCTAGAATCGATTTGATCGTCGCGCTTCCCGCGACGGATCGATTCGTCCAGGAGGATGCGCATGCCGAAGCCCCGTGTCGCCGTAGCCCTGTTTCATGAAGTCTTCGGCGCGTCGTTGCCGACGGCGCAATCGTTCAAGGGCTGCCGATGATCTGGCCGAACGCGTGGCGTGTCTCGGCACTGTTCGTGCGCGAGTGGGTCGGCCGTCCGGCCGCGGTGGGCGCGTTGTGCCCGAGTTCGCGGCAGCTGGCGCGCGAGATGGCCGACGCGGTGCCGGACGGTGACGGGCTGGTCGTCGAGCTCGGCGGCGGCACCGGCGCGATCACCGCGGCCTTGCTCGAACGCGGCGTCGCGCCGCGGCGGCTCGTCGTGGTCGAGCGTTCGCCGGCGTTCGTCCAGCATCTGCGGCGACGTTTTCCGGGCATCTCGATCGTGTCGGGCGACGCGCGGCAGCTCGAACGCCTGCTGCCGCCCGACGCGCGCGTCGACGCGATCGTGTCGTGCCTGCCGCTGCGCACGCTGCCGCGCCAGGACGTGACGGCGATCGTCGGCCAGTGCCATCGCGTGCTGTCGGCCGACGGCGTGATGATCCAGTTCACGTACGACCTGCGGCCGCCCGGGCGGCATCCGCTGGGCGATCCGGCATTTGTCGCCCGCGGCAGCCGGATCGTCTGGGCGAACATTCCGCCTGCGCGCATCGTGACCGTGCGCAACATTGCCGCCGAACACGCGGAATGACGCCGCAGCACGCGCGGCGCCCGGCGGTGGCGCCTCGCTGCTTCCTTTCATCATTCATTCGCTACCTTCCAGTTTCCATTCACATTGACGTCACATCCGGTTCCTACCATCGCCTTTCATTTCGAAAGCATCAACGGCGGGGAGAACCGGCACCATGAATCGAATCAAAACGGCGGCGCTGCTGTGCGCGGGCGCCTTTGCGCTCGCCGGATGCGGCAGCGACGACGGCCCGACCAGCACGTCGCCCACCCAGCCGCCCGTTCAGACGGCCGCGCGCAACGTGATCTTCTTCCTCGGCGACGGCATGGGGATGACGACGCTGACGGCTGCTCGCATCTACGGCGTCGGTGAAGACGGCGCGCTCACGATCGATACGCTGCCGGAAACCGCGTTCGTGAAGACCTATTCGAACGATGCGCAGGTGACGGACAGCGCGCCGTCGATGTCGGCGTACATGACCGGCGTGAAGACCAACAACGAAGTGATCTCGATGTCGCCCGACACGAAGGCGATCGAGCCGAGCGCGAGCCTGACCGGCAATTGCGGCGCGAACAACGGCAAATCGGCGACGACGCTGCTGGAGATCGCGAAGGCGAAGGGGCTGGCCACCGGCGTCGTGACGACCACGCGCGTCACGCACGCCACGCCCGCTGCGACGTATGCGCACGTGTGCCATCGCGACGCCGAGAACGACATCGCGGCGCAGCTCGTGCCGGGCGGCGCGGGCTACAACGGCGCGCTGGGCGACGGCGTCGACGTCGTGCTCGGCGGCGGCACGCAATTCTTCGTGCCGAAGGACGGCGGCGGCAAGCGCACCGACGGCCGCAACCTCGTCAACGAGCTGAAGGCGAAGGGCTATGCGTTCGCGCAGAACCGCGACGACCTGCTGGCCGCCGATGCGACGAAGAGCGGCAAGCTGGTCGGCCTGTTCTCGTCGAGCCACATGAGCTACGACCTCGATCGCGGCGCGACGAAGGAGCCGAGCCTCACCGACATGGCGACGCGCGCGCTCGACGTGCTGCAGAAGAATCCGAACGGTTATTTCCTGATGGTCGAAGGCGGCCGGATCGACCACGCGCTGCACGACACCAATGCGAAGCGCGCGCTGCAGGACACGGTCGCGTTCGACAACGCGATCAAGGCCACGCTCGACAAGGTGCGCAAGACCGATCCCGACCTGAAGAACACGCTGATCGTCGTCACGGCCGACCACGACCACACGCTGGTGCTGAACGGTTATGCGGCGCGCACCGGCAAGACCGAGGCGGGCAAGGCCGGCGTGCTGGGCGTGCTGCGCAACTACCAGACGGGCGCGGTCGCGAAGGACGCGGACGGCGCGCCGTACACGATCATCGGCTTCGGCAACGGCGAGAACCGCGTGCAGGGCAGCCGCGCGGGCACCGCGCTCACCGACGCGGTGACGGGCGCCGACGACTATCGCCAGGAGGCGGTCGTGCGAATGGACAAGGGCAACGAGACGCACGGCGGCACCGATGTGTTCCTCGGTGCGATCGGCCGCGGCGCGGATGCGTTCCACGGCGTGATCGAGAACAACAAGGTCTTCGAGCTGGTGCGCAACGCGGTGCAGCTGTGAGCGCCGACCATACGGGTACAGGGGAATACAGGATGTCGACCATCAAGTGCATCGCGGCGGCGCTGGCCGTCGCGGGTTTC
Proteins encoded in this region:
- a CDS encoding class I SAM-dependent methyltransferase; the encoded protein is MIWPNAWRVSALFVREWVGRPAAVGALCPSSRQLAREMADAVPDGDGLVVELGGGTGAITAALLERGVAPRRLVVVERSPAFVQHLRRRFPGISIVSGDARQLERLLPPDARVDAIVSCLPLRTLPRQDVTAIVGQCHRVLSADGVMIQFTYDLRPPGRHPLGDPAFVARGSRIVWANIPPARIVTVRNIAAEHAE
- a CDS encoding alkaline phosphatase translates to MNRIKTAALLCAGAFALAGCGSDDGPTSTSPTQPPVQTAARNVIFFLGDGMGMTTLTAARIYGVGEDGALTIDTLPETAFVKTYSNDAQVTDSAPSMSAYMTGVKTNNEVISMSPDTKAIEPSASLTGNCGANNGKSATTLLEIAKAKGLATGVVTTTRVTHATPAATYAHVCHRDAENDIAAQLVPGGAGYNGALGDGVDVVLGGGTQFFVPKDGGGKRTDGRNLVNELKAKGYAFAQNRDDLLAADATKSGKLVGLFSSSHMSYDLDRGATKEPSLTDMATRALDVLQKNPNGYFLMVEGGRIDHALHDTNAKRALQDTVAFDNAIKATLDKVRKTDPDLKNTLIVVTADHDHTLVLNGYAARTGKTEAGKAGVLGVLRNYQTGAVAKDADGAPYTIIGFGNGENRVQGSRAGTALTDAVTGADDYRQEAVVRMDKGNETHGGTDVFLGAIGRGADAFHGVIENNKVFELVRNAVQL